The following nucleotide sequence is from Photobacterium gaetbulicola Gung47.
AAGCCATAGCCTTCAGATAGCCAAAGCTGGAGGTGAGGCTGGCGGAACAGGAGGTAGCTCTTGTATTGCGACACATCGACATAGAAATCATTGGTTAGGGATTCTAGTGGGCCTGGAGGCTTGATACCAAGCTTGGCTTTATCCGATGGGCTGAGAACCCAATAGAAGTACTCTGGATAATTGATCACGGTGATTAAAAATGGCAGCTTACTTTGGGGTTTCATTATTGCCCTGCCGCCACGGAAGGAGGTAGCAATGTATTCGCTTTGATTGCTATTTGGCCTGTAATTAATTGAGGTGAAAAGCCAAGTTGAATCATTGACTTGATTGACGAAGTGGTGAGAAAGATTGGTATTGAAATCGCCATCTTCAAGAAAAATATTGTAAGACTTAACGCCCGATTGCAGGTTAGTGTTGTCTTTGAGCACATTCATTGCTGCTAGGGGCGGTATTTGCGGTAGATATTGATCCAGTAGCTGCCATAGGGTATTTAATTCTGAATGCTTGAAGCTAATTGCATGCGCGGTATCAATATCACAGCCGTTAGGTGTTTTGGTACAAAGAGCAATAGAGAATTCTTCGTCCAGCTTATGAATGAACATAAGAGTGTTGGTGAGATTGGTAGGTTTGAAAAAGAGTGCGGTGGTTTGAAGTAGGGAATCAAAATCATCCTGCTTCATTGATAAGAATATAAAGGTATTATTCTTTTTGTCATTGATTAGCTTGTATTTGTAATCAATTGTCCTGTCTGCGGTAAAATAAACGGCAAACAATGCGCAAACGGCCAATAACAAGCTGATGAGAATATATGGTTTGGCCTGCTTTTTACGTTTTTTGGCGGGCGGCTTTGGAATACTGGTGACAGAGTGGAGTTGCTCTCGAGTTAGGAAACGTTTGATCTTGATTTTATAACCTAAGCGGGGAACCAGCTCTATCACTTGGCCGACTTTCTCTTCCTTGAGTTTGATGCGCAGTGTACGAATCGTCTGGAAGAGCGATGTCTCAGCCACCTCTTTTCTTGCCCAACCTGCTGCGATTAACTCTTCTTTGCTGACCATCTTGGGTGATAGGGTTATGAGTTTGTATAGCACGCCTTTTTCCGCTCTGTTGAGAGAGAGGTTACCAGCAGATGTGAATAGTGTTTTTTTTTGACAGTCGAAGAAAAAGTCTTCTGAAATGTGTGCTATGTGGGCCGAAGCGTTAACTTTCTCAGACATGAATTGCACTCAAAGTCATAATGGCTTAAAAAAATAATATTGTTCTTATTGTATAATTATAGATATAACTATCTATATAACTTGAGGATTTTGCCATACATTATAGTGTTCGACCACTTAAAATTCATTTAATACGATCTATTCATTGCAAAGTGATACTGAGACATTTTAACTTTTAAAAAAAGAGAAGTGTCTCTTTTATGCGACGACTGGAAATTTCGCACATTCGGATTGCTAAAGCTAACTACACTCCATACAAAGCCACATTGAAGTTATAGAGATATAAGTGGCAAGAAATATTTGGGGGCATTATGTTTGCGTTAGTCAAGAGATCACCTTCTTGTCTGCCCATAATATATACCGTATTTTTCGTAACATCTGGTACTGCTGTAGGATCCGACTTATTTGATGGGTCCTTCACGGAGAAAATATCAGAGGAAGTCGATACGGCAATGGCAGAAATCAAAGGGTTAGCCAGTCAAGTCCGTGGTGATAAGATAGATAAGAAATACCGCGCATTAAATAATCACTCTGCGTCAGCAGGTATGAAGCATGCAGGATACAGCAGTCGAAGCTCATCGGTGAATGTTCCTCTTTACAACAGTGATCCTTTTTCATCTTACATGCCACCAGGACTTCCAGAGCATGCCATCTCTGATTCCGGGGTCTTTGGTGATGGGCAGCATTCTCAAGTTGCAGGCTATATTCGCGTTGATAATACAATTCTTGCCGATAGTGCATCGTTCAAAAAGTCATCTGAACAAGATCATAATGGTTATTCACTAACGCTAGGAGGAGATTACTTATACCAAAACCATTATCTGTTTGGGTTAACTTTGGGTTTACCCTTTTATAAGCCTATGGCTGAGGATAGTGATACGGAGATTGATGGTTTAATCGCTTCTGGCTACTTTAGCTACTTTAAAGATTCATGGTTTATCGACTTTAACGCGAGCTATGCTGTGATGGATACGGATATTGAACGGCAGGTAACTCTATATACTGATCCTGTGGTCAACAATGCCAATGAAGCTGATTCAGATATTTGGGTGTTCTCTTTGGGGGCAGGTTATATCTTTGACTATGACTATTTGCAGTTAGCGCTTGAAAGCAGCCTGCAATACACCTTGTCAGATCCAGACCGTTACGATGAGAGGCTCTCTCTAACGAATTCAAGTTATCTATTCTCCAAGATCGACGACGTAGAAGCTCTGGAATCGACGATGTTGATCTCAGGTCTGAGCATCTCGTACCCATTTAGAACACCATTTGGTGTATTTCAACCTTATGCGAAGGGCTATTTACATTACGATATAGACAGTGGCAAAGAGCGGATCATCTCCCAGCTGAAATCAAATTACTCGGGTAGCATCTTACCTATCGTCGTAGAGTCTCATGATGACGTATATGGAAGGGTGCATATCGGTATTTCCGGCGCGTTGGGTAGGGATTGGTACGGCTATGCAGAAGCCAGTCAGTTGTTATGGCACGATGATTTATCGGCCTATACCATCTCCGTAGGACTGAGCATGGCGCTTGATTAAATGTTAGTAGCAAACTTACAGCAATTATCCAATGGAAATTGGTTTTAATCACATATTATTCGCCCGGCCTTTGCCGGGCTTTGATTTTATTCGTGAGGCATGTAAGGTTTTGTGCATAAAATTGGATTTTGTTTGTACACTACAAACAGTGACATACAGTCAAAAAATATAACTTGTTGTTAATAAACTACATTTTAGTGCTTTTGATCACAGAATGCAGAGCCTAATATTCAGTATCGTTCCCGCCATAATTAAAACTCAAATTTTATACTTCCCCCAATAAAATTATGAGTATAAAGGGAAAAATCTCGTGAACTTTAATCTATCAACGGTTGCAAAAGCCGTGATCCCACTGTGTTCTGCATTTGTTATTGTTGGCTGTAATAGCTCGTCGTCCTCAACGGATGGCAAGTTTGATACAACCAATCCACCAACTATTGATATTGAACTACCGGAGACAGATGGACCTATCGCTTACCTACCGCAGAGTGGGTCGGTCGCAGAACCTATAAAGGCAGGTGATGATGAGGCCGTGATATATATGGTGGCACGAAATGGTGCGGCGAAGGCACTGTCATCGTTTGAGAATTACAGCCTTCATGTATGGAATAATGACACCTGTGATAGAGCCGCGAAGGAAAGTTCGGGTTGGGACGACAAATCTATTGCCCCGGAAGGCGAAGATGAATATGGCCCGTACTGGAAACTGCCACTTAAAAGTGGGAAAACCGATTGTATTAATTTCATCATTCGTGATGGGAACCTAAGCAACTTGTCAGGCAGTGATGCAAAACTTGATTTCAACCAAATCAAGGATCGAACAGCCTCTTATGTGTCGGGTAGCAATCAGGCGTACGATGATCGCGGGGATGCCTATGTGCTACTGTTCGGTGTCGCTAATGCAGAAGCCCATCTAGTTGAAGGGCATACCTTGATTTGGGACGGGGTCGAATCAGCGGATGAGGTACGTCTTTATGTCCAGCTTGATGGTGGTTTTGCGCCTGACAGCGAAAATCAGTATGACGCTGATTATATTGTCCTGGAACCAACAGTTCTTAGCGCGGATGTAAAAGCAAAATTCCCTCATCTGGCAAACAAACCTGCTTATTCAATCGATCGTGCTATCGATATGCGCCCGGTCATGAAAGCGGAATTGGCGGCGATAGCGGTCGATGAGGACGGATTGGTACTCAGTGGTACCAAAGTTCAATCTGCGGGGGCGTTTGATCAACTATTTGCCAATGCGGCTGCTAACGTTGAACTTGGTGCTGTGATTGATGGTAGCGAAACGCAGTTCAATGTGTGGGCGCCGTCTGCACAGAATGTGGTGACCGTTCTTTTTGATGAAAACAAGGAAGAACTGGGTCGCCTGCAGATGGATTACGATGAAACTTCTGGGGTGTGGTCGCTAGTAACAGATAAAGCCCCCAATGGTACTTACTTCCGCTATCTGGTTGATGTCTTCCATCCGGTGTCAGGCGCAGTAGAAAGCTACCAGGTAACGGATCCGTATTCGCTGAGCTTGTCGATGAACTCGGAATACAGCCAGGTAATTGATCTTAATGATCCTGCTCTCAAGCCTCAAGGGTGGGATGATCTTCAAAGACCGATTGACCAAACAAACCCATCACAGTTTGTGATCTACGAGTCCCACGTGCGTGATTTTTCTGCCCAGGATGAATCTACCCCGGACAATGCCCGTGGCAAGTTTATTGCCTTTATGCAGCCTGACTCGGTACCGGTCAAGCATTTAAAATCATTGAGTGAAAGTGGTGTCACCCACCTTCATTTGTTGCCAATTTTCGATATTGCCACCATCAACGAAAACCCTGATGAAGCCGCGAATATTGAAGAGTCGTTTAGCAAGCTATGTGAAGTTAATACGGCGGTGAAGTCTTCTAAGTTTGCCAAATACTGCTCTTCGGGGCTGACCATTGCCGAAGCTCTTGAGGAAGTGAAGCAGGACGATACTAAAGAGAACCCGGCTGTTCAGGAGTTGAACCGTTTCGTTTCGGATGTCGATGGCTTCAACTGGGGTTACGACCCATTCCATTATACAGTGCCTGAGGGGTCGTACTCGACCAACCCGGATGGCCCGCAGCGCATCAAAGAGCTGCGAGAGGCTGTGATGGCGATCAAGCAAGATATCGGTATGAATGTGGTCATGGACGTGGTCTACAATCATACTAATTCCGCGGGCCCAGAGCAGCGTACCTCAGTACTCGATAAGCTTGTGCCATGGTATTACCAGCGCTTGAATCCGGTAACCGGTAATGTTGAAAACTCGACTTGTTGTTCCAATACCGCACCTGAGCGGGCGATGTTTGAGAAATTGATCAGCGACTCGCTAGTGGTGTGGTCGCGCGATTACAAGATCGATTCATTCCGCTTTGATTTGATGGGCCATCACCCACTTGATCAGATGCAGCGTTCGCTACTCGAAGTCCAGAAGGTTGATCCGAATACATACTTCTACGGTGAGGGGTGGAACTTCGGTGAAGTCGGCAATGACGCACTGTTTGTCCAGGCGACCCAACCGAACCTAGGGGGAACCGGTATCGGTAGCTTCTCTGACCGTCTGCGTGATGCTGTCCGTGGTGGTAGTCCATTCGACAGCAAAGAGGGGATCCGCAAAACACAGGGCTTTGGTAACGGTGCTTTTGTTCAGAAAAACGAAATCAGTGATGTGACCAAAGCGCAAGCCTTACATCTTGCCGATCTGACTCGCCTGGGCATGGCCGGTAACCTCAAAGACTTCAAAATGATTGATTCAACCGGCACCATTATCCGCGGCGATGAGTTGGACTACAATGGTCAACCAGCAGGCTATGCGGTCGATCCAACGGAGATCCAAAACTACGTCTCTAAACACGATAACCAAACCTTGTGGGATAACAACCAGTATAAGATTGGTTACAGTGTCAGCACAGAAGACCGTGTACGTATGCAGGCTGTATCTCTTGCGACAGCGATGCTGGGACAGGGCATGCCGTTTACCCACATGGGTTCTGAGCTGCTGCGTTCCAAGTCAATGCAGCGTGACTCTTATGATTCTGGTGACTGGTACAACTTGGTTGATTTCACCCTGAACGACAACAACTGGGACAAGGGCTTGCCTCGCAAGGATAAAGACGGCGACAACTACGATCTGATTGAAGAGGTCATTACCTCTGCCGGTCTGAACGCCAAGCCGACTCCTGCGGATATGGCAGCCATGGTTGAGTACTTCAAAGAGCTGGCCTTGCTGCGGAAATCATACCCGTTGATTACCTTGGGTACGGGTGCGGAAGTGAACAAGCGTGTTGATTTCCACAATACCGGCAGTGATCAAACCGCGGGTCTGATCGTGATGTCTATTGATAACGGTACCGCTGCGGGGACAGATCTGGATAGCAGCCTTGATGGTCTGGTCATTGTGATTAACGCGACCAACGTATCACAGGATATCAAGTGGGCAACGGATTTGACCTTAAGCCCGTACCACAAATCGGCGCTAGCATCACAGACCACTGTTGCTGCTGATGGTGATGGTGTTGTGGCAAGCGTCCCGGCCTGGACTCCGGCTGTGTTCGAAATACCTCGCTCAACTGGTGTTCGTGGTCAGGGGATTCCGGTGACAGCGAAGCCAGCGAAATAATCACACTTTTATCATAACGATAAGGCCCTCAATCTTGAGGGCTTTTTTTGTCGAGGGATGTTGCAACACGGCTAAACGCAAATATAAACACATTGTTCATCATTGGTTCATTTTGGCTGCTATACACTGCCAAACATGAAAGTACGATAGAAAAGAAGGTTAGCGATGAAAAATACACTTACCAGCATTTTTGCTTTAGTACTGGGTTTCTTCACTGTGACATTTGCAGCTGTCATGGGGTTATTCATCGGGTTGGGTGCACTGATTGCCAGACCGTTTATCAAGAAGAAAATCAATGCGGCTTACCAAGAGGCACTAAAGCAGCAGGGTTATAGCGATCAAAGTTTCCAGCAGGAAAACCAGGGGGCAACCTTCGATGGCGAATACGAAGACATTACCCATTCGGCACCGCACGGCTCAAAGCAGTCGATGGCGTGAGACCAACGGGGTGAGGAAGAAAAGCCCCAGCAGAATTGATAAAAGGCGCCAGCTCTGAGAGCTGGCGTTTTTTTATGGGCGATAATGTTGTTTAACGCAGTCGAGAAAGTTAGTCACATCTTGCTCTCTGGCATTGAACTGATATTTCTTGTTGTTACCGCGTAACTCAAAATGACCTTTGTCTTGTTTGACCAGAGTGGTAAAGATATCAAAAGCTTGCTTATCACTGGTGGCTCCGAGCATGACAAACCTTCCCACAGTGTGTTTGGTGCCATTGTTGCGCCAATTGGTGGTGAATACTTCAACCGGGCTGCCCGAACGGTAGTAGTGAAAATTTTCAAAGCCGGTAGGATGGGTGATATCTGTCTTTAGATCTACGTAGCGATTACGCATCGCGTTGTTGGTAATGACAGCAATCTGCAGATCGGGTGTAAACGTATTTTGTTGACTTTTCGTTAGGTGGTAGATGTCGAGACGGCACATCCTCTCATTGTTTAACGTTTCACTGGTTGGCTGAATTTGAGCGGTCACGTCGGCACTAGTTAAACATAAAATAAGCAAAATGACGGGAGTGAGGTGCTTCATACAGATGCCCTTGAAAACAACTCCCCCAAGCATAGTGATTTCTACTGCTCAAGCCCTGTCTTAATTTAGCTAATAAGATTAAATTCCAGTTGTTGGGTAGTTATGGGTTGTAGATTTTTGTTTTAACCATCCTGCGGTATTGGCTTGGGCTCATATTGTAGTGCTGCAAAAAACGGGTGGAAAAGTGATGTGCGTCCTTGTATCCAACTTGCTCGGCAACATCTTGGACTGACATGCCAAAGTCCCTCAGTAGTTGCTGCGCAGCATCCATCCTCAATCGCTGTAGGTGCTGGTGTGGGGTTTCACCGACTTGGTCTTTGAATTTTCGGTTAAATGTCCGAAGCGGTACGCCACACTGATCAGCGATACTCTGTGCGGTAATGGGATGGGCCAGGTTTCTTTTCATCCAATCCTGTGCCAAGGCAATCGATTCGTCAAACTGCAGCTCGCCGCCAATTTGGTAAAAAGGCTGCTGAGTCGATTTTGAAATTTCGTGGCCGAAATGGGTTTCTATTGTCTGTGCTGTCTTTTGGCCGAAGTACTCCGTAATAAGGTACAGGATCATTTCTGATTGTGAGTTGATACTGGTTGTACAGTAAATACCGTCGGCTGCAGTGATAGAGGCTTGGCGATTGAGATTGACTCTGGGGTAGCGGCTGGCAAAGGTATCGAAGTAGTACCAATGGGTAGTGGCAACTTGTCCATTGAGCAAGCCCGTCTCGGCCAGCCAGGCTACCCCGGTACCGGTTGCAACCAGCTTCGCGCCTTTCTGGTATTGCATTTTGAGCCAAGCAATAATTTCAGGCGAACGCCGAATCGATTGTTGTGGGTTTCCCCACATTGGCGGGAGGATCAAAATATCGAAGGGTTGCGGATCAGCGTAGGTTATATCGGGTTGCAGCTTGAGTCCAGCGGTCACCTTGGTCGGTGCCAGTTTGGGGGCAACTAATTTGATAGAAAATGGCTGGCTCCGCTGCTGTGCGCGTGGCCTTAAACTTGCGGCTGAACTGAGCATTTCGGCAGCAAGGGAAATGCCGGTAATTAATGCTCTTTCATAGAGCAGAAATCCAATCTTCATGGTTTATCAGTGACCTAGCTGTGTTCATCGCGTAATTGTATGGCTTATTTTACTATGGCTTGGCATTTTTGTCAGATAAATTGGCATAAATGTCAGATGAATGAACACTGTAAATTGATAATCTATGTGCTCTTTAAATTTGAGAGCAGGTTCAGGATGTCAAAGTTACCGCTAATTGTAGGCTTCGGTGGGATGAATGCCGCTGGTCGTAGTTCAGGTTTTCACAGCTACAAGCGCATGGTGGCAGATGTGCTTGCCGATCAGGATATGGCATCAACTTGGCAAGATCTGGCTCACCGCATGGGGCTTGCTGATGGGACGACGGTCGATCCAGAAGTCATTGACGCCATCAAGACTGGTACGTTAGTCCGTCGTATTGAGTCGTTTGATCCTGACAGCTTACGCTATCAATATAAAGCCGTTTTGAATGGCGGGCAGGAAACCATCACCTTTACGCTGCGCAAATCAAAAATGCCGACACGCATTCCTGACAATTGGCTGGTGGAAGAGCAGGGCAATAAAGTAACGATTACGGTCACAGGCGAGCTCAATGCTTTGCTCGAAGACCGTGTGACATTTTCTGTCACCAGTGGCGGTAATATCCCATCCGGGTTTGAACCCGGCAAGCTATATAATTCCCGTTTTCATCCTCGCGGTCTGACCTTGGCGGTGTACGGGGCTTCTGATGCCCTCAATTCCATGGGCTTGGATTGGGACGAGGTGCTGGGGCATATCAAACCCGATCAAGTTTCGGTTTACGCAGGCAGTGCGCTGGCTCAGGTTGACGAGAACTCGCTGTCTGGAATGTTGGCTGCCCCTTTGACTGGCGGCAGAGTCAGTTCGAAAATGATGGCCCTCTCACTCGCTGAGATGCCAGCTGACTTTATCAATGGCTATGTTATTAATAGTATTGGCACAACGGGCACCAGCATGGGAGCTTGTGCGACATTTTTGTACAACTTGCGCCAAGGTATGCTGGATATCCAGCAGGGCAATTCGCGCGTTGCTATCGTCGGTAACGCAGAGGCGCCAGTTGTCGCTGAAATCATGGAAGGCTTCCGTGTGATGGGCGCATTAGCCGAAGATGCTCAGCTCAAGGCATTGGATAACAGCGATACGGTCGATAATCGCCGTGCATGCCGACCGTTTTCATCGAATGCCGGTTTTACCATGGCCGAATCGAGCCAGTTTGTGGTTCTTATGGATGATGAATTGGCATTGGAGCTAGGGGCAACAGTTTATGGTTCGGTAGCTGATGTGTTTATCAATGCTGATGCTAATAAGAAGTCAATTTCGGCTCCCGGCGTGGGCAATTATGTAACCATGGCAAAAGCGACGGCATTGGCCAAAGCCATTTTAGGTGCCGAAGGGGTGAAACAAACCTATGTGCAGGCGCACGGTACTGGGACACCACAAAACCGGGTCACCGAAAGTCATATCCTCAACGAGGTGGCAAAAACTTTCAGCATTGATAATTGGCCGGTAGCGGCAATAAAGTCATACGTTGGCCATTCGATGAGTGCCGCTCCAGGGGATCAGCTGATCGCATCATTGGGGGTGTGGCAGTATGGCTGGATCCCGGGGATCAAAACGATCGACCATATTGCAGACGATGTCCACCAGACGAATCTGAACATCTTGACTGATCATCACTTTGCTGGTGAGAATGGCGAAGATTACAAGGGGGTCATCCTTAACGCTAAAGGCTTTGGCGGAAATAATGCGTCGAGCCTGGTGCTATCGCCGCAGCAAACCATGTCAATGCTGTCGAAAAAATACAGTGATGATGTGATGTCAGCCTATTACAACAAAAATAAGCTTGTCTCTCAGCATGCGGTTGCCAATGATGTTGCAGCGTGTGAGGGGCAGGAGCTAATCCGCTATCACTTTGGTGAAAGTGTCATGGATGAAACTTCCGTGGTGATGACCCCAGAGGTGGTAAAACTCTCCGAGTTTGCCGTATCGATTCCGCTGGCAACCGAGAATCCTTACGCAGACTATAGCTAGGTCACTGTCCCATTTCGTGATCTTCAGGAAGCGAATACAAGCCGCTGTTATTACGCAGCGGCTTTTTTATGGTAGCTTGAGAATTCCTATAAGAAAAACGGAGTCTAGTACGTTGGCAAACGTTATGTTGGTTGCGAACCTCAATTGTGATCGGGTGCTGCAACTGAAAGAATCGCTGCAGGCGGGTGGAAGACATCATTATCAAGATCTCGGCCGTCGCTTGGGTGGTGGCGGTGCGAATACCGGGCTTGCTCTGGTTTATGCTGGCCACCATGTTGCACTGGTTAGCCAGGTCGGCCGTGATGAGACGGCGGACTGGCTATTGGCTGAGGCAAGCCTGAAGGGATTGAACTGCTCGTTGTTACAGCGTAACGATATTGTCACCCCGGAGCTGATGCTGCTGATGACACCTGATGGCGAAAGAACCATTATCCGCCCAGAGCGGCCGGCATTTTCGTTAGGGCCTGCACCGGATTTTTCTCTCTGGGATGGTATCTATATCAATTCGAGTGCAGAAGGTATCGCGCAGTGGGCGAAAAATGCACTCGAGCAGGATGTAGGTGCTTGCGGGAATAGCAAAAAATCTGTGCTAGTTGTTGCCCAACTTCCCAAAAGCCTAACTCGGCGCCCATGCCAAGTACTTATCACTTCCCGCTCAGATTTGGATGCCCATATCTTGTCGTCGGATAGTCCCTCGTCAGTAAACGATATTGGCCCTTTTGAGTATGCCAAAACGGTAGCAGGGGAATCGCTGGAGTACTTCATTGTCACTGATGGTGAAAAAGGTGCCACTGCCTACAGTCAGGCAGGGCAAGAGTATGTGCCAGCAGTTGAAACTGAAGTTGTTGATACGACCGGAGCCGGCGATGCCTATGCCGCAGGAGTTATCCACGGGTTATTGGCAAAGCAATCTATTGCCGAAGCGATGGCTGTCGGTGCTAAGTGGGCTGCGATTGCGGTAGCGACACCCAGCTCAGTGCCGGGAGACGAATTTAAAGCGTTTTTAGCACGGTAAATGTAACGGGCGGGAACATGCCTCAGAAATGAAAAGGGTTAGCCGTTGGCTAACCCTTTCTTTATCCCTTTGTTTGAAGATCCGTTACTTCTTCAATTTGGTGATTTTCGATTTATTCAACACTGCACGGCGCAGGCGAGCACGACGCTCTGCATCTGACTGGTCCGTTGGGTTGTTGGTACGGCCACGGCGGTCACGGAAAGCAGCTTTGTTGTGGATTTTATCCAATAGCGCATCACGGCTCTTCGGCTCGTAACCGGTTAGCTGGATACGTTTAATACGTTGCTTGATCAGGTTTTCTACCTGCTGCAGCGTCAGCTCTTCATCGCGACTGACAAAAGAAACCGCATGTCCTTGCTGTCCAGCACGGCCAGTACGGCCAATACGGTGGACATAATCTTCAGCCAGGAAAGGCATGTCAAAGTTTACTACGTGCGGTAGGCCTTGGATGTCCAAGCCACGTGCTGCGACTTCGGTGGCAACCATGACTCGTGCTTTGCCTTCTTTGAACTCGTCAAGGGCGCGACGACGAGCGCTTTGTGCCTTGTCACCATGGCAAAGTACGGCTTTGATGCCGTCAAGCTTCAGCTCTTTGACCAGCTCGTTTGCTGTTTCTTTGTAGTTAACGAATACCAGTACCTGCTGCCAGTTTTTCTTACCGATCAGCTCAGACAGAAGCTCACGCTTGCGATCTTGGTCGACAGGATAAACCACGTGAGCAACAGTATCTGCTGTCGCGTTTTCCGGGCTGACAGAAATGCGCTTTGGTTTGCGCATGATGTCGTTAGCTAGTTTGTTCATCTGGGCAGAGAACGTCGCGGAGAACAGCATAGTCTGTGGGTGGTTGCGGATATCACCCATGATCAGGCGGATGTCGGAGACAAAGCCCATGTCCAGCATACGGTCAGCTTCATCGAACACCAAGAACTCAAGGTTTGCCAGCGTAACATTGTTAAGCTCCATGTGCTCAAGCAGACGGCCTGGTGTGGCCACCAAAATGTCCAAACCTGGTTCAAGCTTCTTCTCTTGAGAGGCCATCTTGGTGCCACCATAGACTGCAGCGACTGAGATGTCCGTGTACTTGGTGTAGTCCTCGATGTTTTTGGCAATCTGGGCTACCAGTTCACGAGTCGGGGCCAAGATCAGCGCGCGTACATTGAACCGGCCACGCGGCTTAGGGTTATCCAGGATCTGCTGGATAATAGGCAAGGCGAAAGCGGCTGTTTTACCGGTACCTGTTTGGGCATTGGCAAGAATATCGTTTCCGCGACGAGCGTGTGGGATCGCTTGTTTTTGGATTGGAGTTAATTTCTCATAGCCGCACTCGGTAAGTGCGCGAACAATTTCCTGAGAAAAGTTTTGTGATGCAAATGACATTCTTCTTTCCTAAAGCAGACGGCTGAGCCTGACAAAAATATGGCCGAAGATTATAGATGAATATTAGACAGCTGTGGGGACTAATTTGGAAAAAATGATGTTAATTTCGGCAGTTGGTGTGGGGGAGTTAAGTTTTTGGGCTTAAATGATTAGGCTGAGGTAGGTTTTTTCAGCCCAAATCAATTTTTGCTTATACACTGGAGGTCACTTTTGCGATACAGGCCAGAGTGTTAGC
It contains:
- a CDS encoding hypothetical protein (COG3710), with protein sequence MSEKVNASAHIAHISEDFFFDCQKKTLFTSAGNLSLNRAEKGVLYKLITLSPKMVSKEELIAAGWARKEVAETSLFQTIRTLRIKLKEEKVGQVIELVPRLGYKIKIKRFLTREQLHSVTSIPKPPAKKRKKQAKPYILISLLLAVCALFAVYFTADRTIDYKYKLINDKKNNTFIFLSMKQDDFDSLLQTTALFFKPTNLTNTLMFIHKLDEEFSIALCTKTPNGCDIDTAHAISFKHSELNTLWQLLDQYLPQIPPLAAMNVLKDNTNLQSGVKSYNIFLEDGDFNTNLSHHFVNQVNDSTWLFTSINYRPNSNQSEYIATSFRGGRAIMKPQSKLPFLITVINYPEYFYWVLSPSDKAKLGIKPPGPLESLTNDFYVDVSQYKSYLLFRQPHLQLWLSEGYGFHWFIKNGSNDNVFNQFIRGEKCSELPIAFDNNQTCPEDP
- a CDS encoding putative pullulanase precursor (COG1523), encoding MNFNLSTVAKAVIPLCSAFVIVGCNSSSSSTDGKFDTTNPPTIDIELPETDGPIAYLPQSGSVAEPIKAGDDEAVIYMVARNGAAKALSSFENYSLHVWNNDTCDRAAKESSGWDDKSIAPEGEDEYGPYWKLPLKSGKTDCINFIIRDGNLSNLSGSDAKLDFNQIKDRTASYVSGSNQAYDDRGDAYVLLFGVANAEAHLVEGHTLIWDGVESADEVRLYVQLDGGFAPDSENQYDADYIVLEPTVLSADVKAKFPHLANKPAYSIDRAIDMRPVMKAELAAIAVDEDGLVLSGTKVQSAGAFDQLFANAAANVELGAVIDGSETQFNVWAPSAQNVVTVLFDENKEELGRLQMDYDETSGVWSLVTDKAPNGTYFRYLVDVFHPVSGAVESYQVTDPYSLSLSMNSEYSQVIDLNDPALKPQGWDDLQRPIDQTNPSQFVIYESHVRDFSAQDESTPDNARGKFIAFMQPDSVPVKHLKSLSESGVTHLHLLPIFDIATINENPDEAANIEESFSKLCEVNTAVKSSKFAKYCSSGLTIAEALEEVKQDDTKENPAVQELNRFVSDVDGFNWGYDPFHYTVPEGSYSTNPDGPQRIKELREAVMAIKQDIGMNVVMDVVYNHTNSAGPEQRTSVLDKLVPWYYQRLNPVTGNVENSTCCSNTAPERAMFEKLISDSLVVWSRDYKIDSFRFDLMGHHPLDQMQRSLLEVQKVDPNTYFYGEGWNFGEVGNDALFVQATQPNLGGTGIGSFSDRLRDAVRGGSPFDSKEGIRKTQGFGNGAFVQKNEISDVTKAQALHLADLTRLGMAGNLKDFKMIDSTGTIIRGDELDYNGQPAGYAVDPTEIQNYVSKHDNQTLWDNNQYKIGYSVSTEDRVRMQAVSLATAMLGQGMPFTHMGSELLRSKSMQRDSYDSGDWYNLVDFTLNDNNWDKGLPRKDKDGDNYDLIEEVITSAGLNAKPTPADMAAMVEYFKELALLRKSYPLITLGTGAEVNKRVDFHNTGSDQTAGLIVMSIDNGTAAGTDLDSSLDGLVIVINATNVSQDIKWATDLTLSPYHKSALASQTTVAADGDGVVASVPAWTPAVFEIPRSTGVRGQGIPVTAKPAK
- a CDS encoding hypothetical protein (COG0489,COG3206): MKNTLTSIFALVLGFFTVTFAAVMGLFIGLGALIARPFIKKKINAAYQEALKQQGYSDQSFQQENQGATFDGEYEDITHSAPHGSKQSMA
- a CDS encoding hypothetical protein (COG4977); this encodes MKIGFLLYERALITGISLAAEMLSSAASLRPRAQQRSQPFSIKLVAPKLAPTKVTAGLKLQPDITYADPQPFDILILPPMWGNPQQSIRRSPEIIAWLKMQYQKGAKLVATGTGVAWLAETGLLNGQVATTHWYYFDTFASRYPRVNLNRQASITAADGIYCTTSINSQSEMILYLITEYFGQKTAQTIETHFGHEISKSTQQPFYQIGGELQFDESIALAQDWMKRNLAHPITAQSIADQCGVPLRTFNRKFKDQVGETPHQHLQRLRMDAAQQLLRDFGMSVQDVAEQVGYKDAHHFSTRFLQHYNMSPSQYRRMVKTKIYNP
- a CDS encoding beta-ketoacyl synthase (COG0304), translating into MSKLPLIVGFGGMNAAGRSSGFHSYKRMVADVLADQDMASTWQDLAHRMGLADGTTVDPEVIDAIKTGTLVRRIESFDPDSLRYQYKAVLNGGQETITFTLRKSKMPTRIPDNWLVEEQGNKVTITVTGELNALLEDRVTFSVTSGGNIPSGFEPGKLYNSRFHPRGLTLAVYGASDALNSMGLDWDEVLGHIKPDQVSVYAGSALAQVDENSLSGMLAAPLTGGRVSSKMMALSLAEMPADFINGYVINSIGTTGTSMGACATFLYNLRQGMLDIQQGNSRVAIVGNAEAPVVAEIMEGFRVMGALAEDAQLKALDNSDTVDNRRACRPFSSNAGFTMAESSQFVVLMDDELALELGATVYGSVADVFINADANKKSISAPGVGNYVTMAKATALAKAILGAEGVKQTYVQAHGTGTPQNRVTESHILNEVAKTFSIDNWPVAAIKSYVGHSMSAAPGDQLIASLGVWQYGWIPGIKTIDHIADDVHQTNLNILTDHHFAGENGEDYKGVILNAKGFGGNNASSLVLSPQQTMSMLSKKYSDDVMSAYYNKNKLVSQHAVANDVAACEGQELIRYHFGESVMDETSVVMTPEVVKLSEFAVSIPLATENPYADYS